A DNA window from Pedobacter africanus contains the following coding sequences:
- a CDS encoding sodium:solute symporter family transporter, with protein MNTLHKYDYIVFLVYFLIVSCYGFWIYYKKKSASADSKDYFLAEGSLTWWAIGASLIASNISAEQMIGMSGSGFKLGLAISAYEWMAAATLIIVAVFFMPVYLKNKIFTMPQFLSQRYNEKVAMIMAVFWLALYIVVNLMSILYLGALAISGISGLNITACILGLAVFAIIITLGGMKVIGYTDVIQVFFLVLGGLVATYIALNLISGQQGIAKGFAILTDGASEHFHLIFKKDDPNYMDLPGLSVLIGGMWIANLSYWGCNQYITQRALGASLPVARSGLLFAAFLKMLMPVIVVIPGIAVYYIIKEKIPGISADNLMTASGIQDPNKAYPALLGLLPVGLKGLSFAALTAAIVASLAGKANSIATIFTLDIYKKAFNTQASEGTLVNVGKVTVVVSMLMAVLLSLIVGDALMGEGKQGFQYIQEYTGFVSPGIFAMFILGFFWKKTTSNAALFATVGGFIVSVILKFLPGWVDLAPLHDYGWAVANSSGIFEIPFMDRMLIVFAVCVIGMYFISIYENKKGIVPQGLEVDPKMFRVSTSFAVGSLIIIAMLVALYSAFW; from the coding sequence ATGAATACACTTCACAAATACGATTACATCGTATTTCTAGTTTACTTCTTAATCGTATCCTGCTACGGCTTCTGGATCTATTACAAGAAGAAATCGGCTTCTGCCGACTCAAAGGATTATTTTCTGGCAGAGGGTTCATTAACCTGGTGGGCCATTGGCGCCTCACTTATTGCTTCCAACATTTCTGCAGAGCAGATGATCGGGATGAGTGGTTCCGGCTTTAAACTTGGATTGGCCATTTCGGCCTATGAATGGATGGCGGCAGCTACATTAATTATTGTAGCCGTGTTCTTTATGCCCGTTTACCTGAAGAACAAGATCTTCACGATGCCCCAGTTTTTGAGTCAGCGTTACAATGAAAAAGTAGCCATGATCATGGCTGTATTCTGGCTTGCGCTGTATATTGTGGTGAACTTAATGTCTATTCTTTACCTTGGCGCTTTAGCCATCAGTGGTATATCCGGATTGAACATCACGGCATGTATCCTCGGACTGGCTGTTTTCGCCATCATCATTACCCTGGGCGGAATGAAGGTAATTGGTTACACAGATGTGATACAGGTATTTTTCCTGGTGCTGGGCGGATTGGTAGCCACTTATATCGCTTTAAATCTCATTTCCGGACAACAGGGTATTGCAAAAGGTTTTGCTATCCTTACCGATGGTGCTTCAGAACACTTCCATCTCATCTTTAAAAAGGACGACCCCAACTACATGGACCTTCCAGGCCTGAGCGTATTGATAGGGGGTATGTGGATTGCCAACTTAAGCTATTGGGGCTGTAACCAGTACATCACACAAAGGGCCTTGGGTGCATCCCTGCCTGTTGCCAGATCCGGACTATTGTTTGCAGCCTTCCTGAAAATGCTGATGCCGGTAATCGTTGTAATCCCTGGTATTGCGGTTTATTACATCATTAAAGAAAAAATCCCAGGCATCAGCGCCGATAACCTGATGACGGCCTCAGGCATACAGGATCCGAACAAGGCATACCCTGCATTGCTTGGCTTATTGCCAGTAGGTTTAAAAGGGCTTTCATTTGCGGCTCTAACTGCTGCTATTGTAGCCTCACTTGCCGGAAAGGCCAATAGTATTGCCACCATATTTACCCTTGATATCTACAAAAAAGCTTTCAACACCCAAGCCAGCGAAGGAACATTGGTAAACGTTGGTAAAGTTACAGTAGTGGTATCTATGCTGATGGCTGTATTGCTTTCATTAATTGTAGGTGATGCATTGATGGGAGAGGGTAAACAAGGATTCCAGTACATCCAGGAATATACAGGCTTTGTGTCTCCAGGTATCTTTGCCATGTTTATATTGGGCTTCTTCTGGAAGAAAACGACCTCAAACGCAGCTTTATTTGCAACTGTTGGTGGCTTTATCGTTTCGGTAATCCTTAAATTCCTGCCGGGATGGGTTGATCTTGCCCCGCTGCACGATTATGGCTGGGCGGTAGCCAATTCCAGCGGTATATTTGAAATTCCTTTTATGGACAGGATGCTGATCGTATTTGCGGTATGTGTAATCGGCATGTATTTCATCAGTATTTATGAAAACAAAAAAGGTATCGTACCTCAGGGACTGGAAGTAGATCCAAAAATGTTCCGTGTTTCAACTTCATTTGCTGTTGGCTCCTTGATTATCATAGCGATGCTGGTTGCATTATATTCCGCTTTCTGGTAA